The window TATAAGAAAGTGATAGAATGCAATGTATATATCAAAATGACGGCTAACCGGCTAAGGTTTCTAGTGAGCAGGACCTACTTATATCGGCAAGCCTTAGAGCATACGCCCGCCAATTAGATGTGAGAAAACAATGaaatgctgatgtatatgagaagcAAATGGGTTGAGAAATAAATGAATATTGCACGATACTAATGCTCTGATTTGATAAAAGTTATTAaagcttgaatggttggatgaacgATAGTATCGCAAGACTAGATCGAGTGACTCATATTTGATCTTAGGTGGCTCAGGAGGCTTAAGACTTTGACTAGGCTAGGCTAGACCAAGGCTGGGTTCTGTCTCTCTCACTCTACTTAGTGGAGGGATGGCTAGATAGCTAAAGCCCTGAGGGATGAGGAGGGATGCTTGATCCTTCCCGAATGCTCTGGATGGAAGTGAGGGAGTGTCTCGAAATGAGAAGGGATTCCTCAAATGAGAAGAGGGACACCACCCCAAAGAGGGGGAGTGTCACGTGGGATCATCTCATGGGTTGAAGGGGGTGGTAAAAGTGTAATTTTGAGTAAGGAGATGGACATCAAAGCAAATATACTTCAACCGCACACTTGTGTTTTGAAAAAGGGAAACTCCAAGTGCTCGAGGGACGCCACCCCAAAGAGGAGTGCCACGTGGCCAACAACAACCTGGTTGCCGCCGGTCCCCACTTGGATTCCCGGCTTTGGCAGGTTATCTCCTCCAAGCATGTGGAGGCTCTGATGTGAAGCTTGTTATTTTGAGGTTTTGCCTTCTTCTCCGATTGGTCTTGGGTTcgggcttaactaggtgagttgattggGTTGTTGGATTAGTTAGGCTGACCGGGCGAATTAACTCAGTAAGTTGACTCGCCGAGCTAACTGAAGGTTCTGCAGTTTTAGGTTCCTAAAGTTTAAGGTTAGGCTAACTGGGTTGAATAGGCTAAGTTCAAGGTTTAGGATTGAGATTCCTAAGGTTTAGGCTTATagagttatgggtttaggtttggagttTGGTTGTCCATCCATCAGTTCAAACTTAGCTTATCAACCTAGGGTAGGGTGTATACAATAGGATATTCTAATTTGAGAGACTGGGGCAATGTCCATCCATATCGGGTCCTTGGCTCGGAAAGACCAACCATGGGCACCACATCTACAAGCAAAGTTTCCGAAGAGGGAAGTAATAGGAAACCTGATCTCCCCTTAAAAACATGACAAATAGCCTTTTATATATgcgaagaaaaaaagaagaataaaagcaGTGTTTTATCCTTTGTTATTCCCTATCCTCCATATGAAACTATCTTTGCTACTCTATCCTTCATCTCTCTTGTATCTTTGTATTAGTAGAAATAGAAGAAAGACGATGGGGAGGGGATGGTCACTGTTAGGTTAAAGGGAAACCAGTACTAGGCAAGATAGATAACGTCCcccctctctcaatttctctcCCTCAAAAATTCCACAGCCACCGTGAATCAACATTATGCCAAGACCCATATACAAAGAAGGGTGGAATTAAAGATGTAAAACGAGTAGAGATGCTTCAAAAACTCTTCAAGCTATACATTCTAGAAGGTTGGATCTAGTATATACAGAAACATCACGTCTATCATCACAGCACCACATGACCAGTGTCTATCTCAGAATTGCAGAACCGTCTTACCAGATTTGATGGCCCACCCAGCATCCCAGCATTAGGAATCTTGCAACTGAGCTGCCCGACTTGTGAGTGGAACATAACGAACAGACGTCTCACTCCGGATGTTGACAGACCCGTCCGCCTTCTTGTCTACAACCTTCAGATCCTGAAAAATGTTTCCAACTGGAATCACCATTCTGCCACCTGGCTTTAACTGATCGATGAGTGGCTGTGGGATTTCCGATGCTGCAGCCCCCACATGAATAGCATCGTAGGGTGCATGTTCTGGCCAGCCAAGCCTGCCATCTGCAGCCACACAGGATGTAATGGTTACGAACTGACTAGTCCAGACATGAACGGGTGCAATCACAGGTGAATCTGTAGTCTAGTTTGTACATGGTACAATTGCAAGGTTATCCTAGGTTGCATTTGGGTGTTCAATACAACAGAATTGCAACAATTCAGTTCAAATCCCTGCGTGGAAATCAAGAAAGTGGGGCTAGGCCCATCACATTTGTAACTATGGTTTCAAGCCCAACTTAAAATGATGTATGGAATTGAAACTAAGGGTTTGGCTATCATTATGACTAAGATAAGAAGGTTGCCACCTTTGGTTATTTCTTCTACACCGAATGGCATATTGCAAGTTCAACTGAGCATGGAAAAATGCCCTAATCAATTTTATACCTGGATGTAGCAAAAACTGATGAGAACACTGCAGGAGTTGCATAAGTGTACTTTATCGTAAATCTTAGTAGAAACTTTGCTGCTTTGGGTGCAGTATCAAATTAAATTGCAACAATTAGCataataaagtggaaatgaccaaatttcCGTGACCATCCTGAGCATTATTAACATCGAGGGATCTCGCTTCAAATTGCTAGTACTTACAAGTTGGACCTGAAAGGAATGTAAATGCATTTCTCAGATGGTTCCTCACTCGGATACTGCACATATATCATCACTATCATTGATGCCAATATCATCAATAAGATAACCTTTAGGCATGTCATTACAATTTGGCCATTTCCTATTGCTCAGTGAATTGGATTCTTGCAATTCAATAAACttttgcatccaaatgcaccctataTGTTCCATTTATCGTATTAGCTGATATCACATCACTAATATGGCATTTGCCCACAATTCTGACCGAGGACTTGCATTCTTcacagaaaagaaaaataaaaattaaaattgggATTGTCACCAGGCTGAGCCTGGATCAAGCAAAATCAGAACTTTGAATAGAGCCGCGCTAACAGGCCCAGCCCGTTCATTTCAAACATCTGGTTCCTGACCAACCGTAGGCCTCGACAATTGCTAATCCTAAAAAACACGGGTTGTAGGACATACCGCCAACATGTATAGCTAGGGAACCATCCTTCAGCATTGATGCTGCTGCGCtctttttgatattttcaatggAAGTAGTGACCAGCTCAGGAATGTGTTCTATACCGATTGCAAGGCCTTctggtccaaccatcattgcAAAGCATGCTGTCAAGTACCCAGTTCCTGCAGAAAAATCACACGTATAAAAATGCACTAGTTTTTATATAATGATCTGGATGATCAGATAACAATTCATATAGTTGCTCAGTTTTCAAAATGACAATCTAACCACCACCAAAAATAAAAACTGATCCTAAAGTACAAAAATAAAATACGATCTAAAGTTCTATCCTCCCAGCACATGGTAATGTCACACCCACCCATCCATCAAAGTTGACCAAACCATGCATGTACCATGGTCTGAAAATGAGGTTGTTCCAGCTATCAGGTGCACGCAcacatgcattaaaaaaataataacaaaaagaagaaaacaaaaaaaagatgTCTGAAATGAATTGAGCAACAGTGCACATATGACATAAAATACATGTGCACAGGTGCAACCACTTGATGAGACTAGATCTCTCCCACATGCCAAAATGCCACGTGGATAGGGCTGAAAGTAGGGCAGGTTCAACCAGAacgacctgtgaccgacccaacattgggttaggctcgggcaggatgtatcgggttcagtTTCGGgcttaggctatacaaacaccaacccaataaaacttgggtcgggctcaggttgcccgacccaacccaaacctgatcgatatataagttataaattataattgaatgaggatcatctatgttgaaggcacacaAAATTCTAGTGCCATCGAGTCTCATTGGTTCACATTGATGACTCAAGATAACAAGATATACCGAATTTCTCTCTCCCAGATAGATTGTGTGCtgcacaacacgacttttaaaggagtagttgtagtatattttagcttatttgtttagaaacaaTGAAGTTCTTTaagataaataattttatatatatatatatatataaaattaataaaatcatatgtacaaaaaataaaacgtctattgaaatataatagactaatataataatgaaaatattagcatgtatccacccgaccaaccctaCCGAGCCCGctcgggttgggcttgggttataggcaccttgggttgggctagggttgagcaccaacccgacccaacccacccgactttcagccctacatgTGCAGAACAGGATTCAAGGTCCTACTCTAACAAGGAGCCTGTCAAGGGATCATGTTACTTTGCTAAGAAAGATTGATGAATAGTCTCAACTAGTTGTTTGATGTACAAAAGGTGTTATGAAATCCCATAACGTTGCATGATATGGAAGTTGATGAGATTTATGGTAAGAGGCATGAGGGAGGGGAAAATATGAGAGAATGGAAACGAGGATTAGATCCTACCATGGTTTTAAGTATTGGTTACAATGAGGCCACAAGGGAGGGGAAAAGAGGATTAGATCCTACCATGGTTTTAAATATTGGTTACAATAAGGCCACATAATCCCTGCCCACCATGGTTTTAAACACTCTATGGGAACCATATTAGCTACCCTGATTAGATCCTACCATGGTTTTAAAGGTGTTATGAAAGCCCATAACGTTGCATGATATGGAAGTTGATGAGATTCATGGTAAGAGACACGGGGGAGGGGAAAAGATGAGAGAACGGAAAAGAGGATTAGATCCTACCATGGTTTTAAGTATCGGTTACAGTGAGGCCACATAATCCCGGCTCACCATGGTTTTAAACACTCGCTGTATTGGAGCCATATTAGCCACCCCGATTAGATCCTACCATGGTTTTAAAGGTGTTATGAAAGCCCATAACACTACATGATATGGAAGTTGACGAGAGTCATGGTAAGAGATACGAGGGAGGGGAAAAGAAACGAAAAAGAGGATTAGATCCTACCATGGTTTTAAGTATCAGTTACAATGAGGCCACATAATCCCTGCCCACCATGGTTTTAAACATTCACCGTATTGGAACCATATTAGCCACCGTGATTAGATCCTACCATGGTTTTAAAGGTGTTATGAAAGCCCATAACGCTGCATGATATGGAAGTTGATGAGATTCATCGTAAGAGACACGAGGGAGGGTAAAAGATGAGAGAACGGAAAAGAGGATTAGATCCTACGATGGTTTTAAGTATCGGTTACAATGAGGCCAAATAATCCCTGCCCACCATGGTTTTAAATACTCGCCGCATTGGaaccatgttagccacccccattatGCAAAATGGGGGCTGGGGTACTAGCCTGTTACAAAGGGGGGAGGGATGCACAATATATTGGCAATGATACAAGGCATTACGGCCAGTTTGGCCATAAAGGcccctttttaaaaattttattttcaaaatttctctcatttttccacTTTACCTTCATTTCAACCATAATGGAAACTTAAAAACTAATTTTAGACTAGATCAAGGCCTATATTGTGGATCAAAAACAAGAAACAAGTGGGGCTTGACAAATCGAAGCCAAATGCACTGTTTTGGGAAATATCGTAAGGGGCAGaccatcattttttttccttggtttttcatcttctttttgttgtattcatATGTAATGGGCCACAATCCACCaagtcatgcttgatttgtgcTCCATCAAGACATTTGGTTGAATCTCAGTTACATTCTTATAAAAAATTATCTGAACACCATTGGATATGTTAAAAAACACACACAATGATACACACATACAATGACAGACAAACACACACAGACGATTATATAGTTTGACATGTTTTCCTAGTTTCTCAATGAATTTCTCATGCTTAAAAATCGGCCAATTAGCCCCGCATTGCATATTTTGTGTCTGGCCGGTATGCCACCAGTATTGTTATTTAAAACCTTGTTCTCCACCCATGAATTCTTTATTATAAAGAAACCCTAAACGAATATATATGTGATGGGATTCTGTGGAAATACCTACTACAAAACACACACACCTTAAACAAACATATAGAATGGtagaaaacacaaacacacaTGTAGCCTCCCACACCGCCAACCCCCCTCCCCCCTGGAGGTGGAGCAAAAATGTTCCACATACCCAACTTGCACACAATATCCTAAAGATGTTAAGAACTACAAGCTTTAGTCAGAATATCAGCGATTGATTATTTGATGGCACGAACAAATAAGAAACTTGGATGGCAACTTCTACTGCACAAAATGACGGTCGACCTCTATATGATAGttttttcatgaaaaaaaaaaaaaatgaaagaaagaaagaaagaaaaagagtttAGAAGTGATGTGGACAAGGGATTTCATAACAGTAACAATAGGCGTAATGGCCAAGCCAAAAACCTCTACACGTAATTGCTGTTATGCTCTTGTAacaacctcttttttttttcttttttttttttcctttttttcttttttttttttttgaaaggtgtatcaatcgattttttttttcaagaaagaaATCTGAAAAATGTCGAAAAAATCTGCAATATTGGgaggattccaaatatgtattcttttatttttttttggaagttgTTTACGATAAGTGCAACGGTCCACTCTTTTGTAAGAATCTTGTGTCACTTGTTAGATGATCTTATTAACTTGACAGGCTTAGATTGACACCAAATTGGCCGAAATTTATGCAAGCTATTATGGGTAAATCCGAACTGAGCAGCGTCATGAGCCGCGTCGAGGCCAACGTAGGCACCAATGCTTAAGGCCTCAGACTGACACACATCCGACTCAAAATGAGTGTCCGACATGAGGGTTCTCGCAACACTATGACACCGACTCGGTCTTCATATCCGAACTGATTCATCCATTTCCTCTGTCCGAGTCGATCCTCTACTTTGTCATCATCCACCTACCCATGGGCTTGGCTCAGATCACCGAGCAAGATCCGAGCCAGGAGGTCCAGTAACACACGACCGGAGCTCTCATCCGAAGGACTACGACTCTGGATCGGAGACCAGGGCCCTACCTTCAGCCTTTAGGCCTGAGACCGAGTCTAAGATGGGCATGCCTAATAGGCTTCGACCATGAACTCCGACTACGGGATCCATGGGATCTGGCTATGGGCTCGGATATGTTAAGTCTGAGGCCCGAGTAAGGTTAGTCCCATTGTGAGCTCAAGGGACCAAGTCGCGAGACTAGCTCGGGTAGGAACGTGGCCGAAGACCTCAGAGGTGCAACCCAATGAGGCATATGGAGAGAGTAATCTAGTGCACAATCAAAGAGTAATGGCCGATATCTCCGTGAGCGTGACATCCGCTTGATGGAGTATATCGTGCTGAGTTTAACGGCATCAAACCCTTCGATCCTCAAGTATAAATACCAGAGACACCCATTACAACAGGTACAcaatatctcgcaccctctctaCTCTACGTAACTGAGACCcggattccctagcctgactttggcatcagagggtccccaggTTGAGCCAGGGTCATCTTCGGTTACCGTCTTGTGTAGGTCCAGGGTTCACTCCGAGCACGCAGAGCTCGgcggagggtggtccagattcttgcatcaacacAAGCCATGACACTTATCCCACCAATGCAcatccctaagcatttgacatcatcCTCCCAAGTAattttaagggcttgtttgattttccttgATACCATGAAAATAATGTAATAATAGTAATTATATACTTTACCAACTGTTTGAATATGGAGCCATATGCAGTAATTTCCATCCTCGATAACTGGGAAACATATCCTGGTATCAGAAGCCAAATCCGGCACTTTTCAATCAAAATCCAGGACGAAACGACACAAGGGCAGCTCGTCTCAGAAATGACCCCGATGCGTCTCTCTAGTTCAAGAGACTATGGCTTTCTGTATTCCACACCCAACCAAATATAAACAGAGCTCCTTCCATTTTGGTCTTCCCCTACAACCTTCTCTACGAAGCCGCGTCTAGACAGGGAGCCCTTTTGGTAAGTTAAGATGATGGTGAATTCGTTATGCAGTTTCCATGCCTATCCACCCCTTATCTTCCCCGAATGGCTTAACTGACGTACTTAGAATCGGTTTTTCAATGTATTTCATCGAGAATTGGAGTCTCCTTCCCTTCCTCATTTTGCAAGGATAGACAATAGTAATTTGCAGAGACAAGGTCCGCGGAGGACTAACCGGATTCACCAAGCCCTTTTCAACAGCAGTGGTTGCCAAGGGTATGCGACCTTGAAGACAACCCATCCTCATCCCTCTTTACCTTCCCTTCTGTTTTCAATAGAAGCAAGATGTGATCATCCTCTGTCATGCAACCCCTCCTTGTCAACCTCGTGTTCTATTTTCTGTGTAGTGTACGTC is drawn from Magnolia sinica isolate HGM2019 chromosome 5, MsV1, whole genome shotgun sequence and contains these coding sequences:
- the LOC131246154 gene encoding protein-L-isoaspartate O-methyltransferase-like isoform X3, which translates into the protein MLQYRPRFWTRSGIDKNKALVEHLQQYGVIKSKKVAEVMETIDRGLFVPDGNPPYVDSPMQIGYNATISAPHMHATCLELLEDHLQPGMRALDVGSGTGYLTACFAMMVGPEGLAIGIEHIPELVTTSIENIKKSAAASMLKDGSLAIHVGDGRLGWPEHAPYDAIHVGAAASEIPQPLIDQLKPGGRMVIPVGNIFQDLKVVDKKADGSVNIRSETSVRYVPLTSRAAQLQDS
- the LOC131246154 gene encoding protein-L-isoaspartate O-methyltransferase-like isoform X2, translating into MGLVSSLRTFVCGHHKRFWTRSGIDKNKALVEHLQQYGVIKSKKVAEVMETIDRGLFVPDGNPPYVDSPMQIGYNATISAPHMHATCLELLEDHLQPGMRALDVGSGTGYLTACFAMMVGPEGLAIGIEHIPELVTTSIENIKKSAAASMLKDGSLAIHVGDGRLGWPEHAPYDAIHVGAAASEIPQPLIDQLKPGGRMVIPVGNIFQDLKVVDKKADGSVNIRSETSVRYVPLTSRAAQLQDS